In Fusarium oxysporum Fo47 chromosome VII, complete sequence, the following proteins share a genomic window:
- a CDS encoding peptidase S8/S53 domain-containing protein, translated as MKLTTALFAFSGLAGLALGKAVNQNIDDELVVPNSYIIIYKSSVTPSDRKKHEEAITKKAKSNGKEGIIETIEPDGFKGYIAKMTSSELKDVVNSDLVASIERDTILNLTAVAAPSFGLLRKRAYTQQLNSPWGLARISQRSNKRGLDAQYYYDTATKAGINVYVLDTGIRTTHKEFSGRAVWGANFVPGSPNRDENGHGMHVAGTIGGKTFGVAKNCNLIAVKVCDKDGQTIASIGLQGLVKKSVINISITGDYSAAANSFIKAATDAGLTIVVSAGNKGDDASFYSPSSAPSAITVGASDADDWRTPWSNFGSSVDIFAPGTGILSSWHLSDTSSRYLSGTSMAAPYVAGLAAYFLSNDRIEGYAAVTRRILDAAIKDSVIDAMGSSNRLAYNANGK; from the exons ATGAAGCTTACTACCGCTCTTTTCGCTTTTAGTGGACTCGCCGGGTTGGCCCTTGGCAAGGCGGTTAATCAGAAtattgatgatgaacttgTTGTCCCAAACAGCTACATCATCATATATAAGTCCAGTGTAACCCCTAGTGATAGGAAGAAGCACGAAGAAGCTATTACCAAGAAGGCTAAAAGTAATGGAAAAGAAGGTATTATTGAAACTATTGAGCCTGATGGCTTTAAAGGCTATATCGCCAAGATGACCTCCTCAGAACTTAAGGATGTCGTCAACTCTGACCTG GTTGCCAGTATTGAAAGGGATACTATTCTCAACCTCACAGCTGTTGCTGCCCCTTCCTTCGGCCTACTTAGAAAACGAGCGTACACCCAACAGCTCAACTCTCCTTGGGGACTTGCACGCATCTCGCAACGCTCTAATAAAAGAGGCCTAGACGCTCAATACTACTACGACACTGCCACCAAAGCCGGCATAAATGTGTATGTGCTTGACACAGGCATTCGAACCACCCACAAAGAGTTCTCGGGCCGCGCGGTATGGGGAGCTAACTTTGTCCCTGGCTCTCCTAACAGGGACGAGAACGGGCATGGCATGCATGTTGCTGGCACTATTGGCGGGAAAACCTTCGGTGTGGCTAAGAATTGCAATCTAATTGCCGTCAAGGTGTGCGACAAGGACGGCCAGACTATTGCATCCATAGGACTTCAGG gtcttgtcaagaagagcGTTATTAATATCTCCATCACTGGCGACTACAGTGCTGCTGCTAACAGCTTTATTAAGGCTGCTACTGATGCTGGTCTTACTATTGTCGTCTCAGCTGGCAATAAAGGTGATGACGCCTCATTCTACTCACCATCCTCTGCCCCATCTGCTATTACTGTCGGCGcttctgatgctgatgaCTGGCGCACTCCGTGGTCAAATTTCGGCTCTTCGGTTGATATCTTTGCGCCTGGTACTGGTATTCTAAGCTCATGGCACCTAAGCGACACTAGTAGTAGGTATCTTTCAGGGACGAGTATGGCCGCGCCATATGTTGCTGGTCTCGCGGCATATTTTCTCTCAAACGATAGGATTGAGGGTTATGCTGCTGTTACTAGACGTATTCTCGACGCTGCTATAAAAGATTCTGTGATAGACGCTATGGGTAGTAGCAATCGTCTTGCTTATAACGCCAATGGCAAATAA